A stretch of the Pseudopipra pipra isolate bDixPip1 chromosome 11, bDixPip1.hap1, whole genome shotgun sequence genome encodes the following:
- the JAGN1 gene encoding protein jagunal homolog 1 translates to MASRGGPRAPGTDGSDFQHRERVASHYQMSVTLKSEIKKLIYTHVVIWLLLLAQMCVGHLKLLPHDQVAMPYQWEYPYLLSILPSLLGLLSFPRNNISYLVLSMISTGLFSVAPLIYGAMEMFPMAQQLYRHGKAYRFIFGFSAVSVMYLVVVVAAQVHGWQLYYSKKLLDSWFTSTQEKKKK, encoded by the exons ATGGCCTCCCGCGGGGGTCCCCGCGCCCCCGGCACCGACGGCAGCGACTTCCAGCACCGGGAGCGCGTGGCCTCGCACTACCAGATGAG CGTGACCCTCAAGTCGGAGATCAAGAAGCTGATCTACACGCACGTGGTcatctggctgctgctgctggcccaGATGTGCGTGGGGCACCTCAAACTGCTGCCCCACGACCAGGTAGCCATGCCCTACCAGTGGGAGTACCCCTACCTGCTCAGCATCCTGCCCTCTCTCCTGGGCCTGCTCTCCTTCCCCCGCAACAACATCAGCTACCTGGTGCTCTCCATGATCAGCACCGGCCTCTTCTCCGTGGCTCCCCTCATCTACGGGGCCATGGAGATGTTCCCCATGGCGCAGCAGCTCTACCGCCATGGCAAAGCTTACCGCTTCATCTTCGGCTTCTCGGCCGTCTCCGTCATGtacctggtggtggtggtggccgCACAGGTCCATGGCTGGCAGCTCTACTATAGCAAGAAGCTACTGGACTCCTGGTTCACTAGCAcgcaggaaaagaagaagaaatga
- the RPUSD3 gene encoding mitochondrial mRNA pseudouridine synthase RPUSD3 isoform X2 translates to MRVHMGQRRPLGPEKTLGLLEASVVHQEGALLALNKPPGLPVLGQPGELSLDALLPVLRRRLGLPADLHVVKAPARECSGLVLLSSCYHTTKKLQQFFAKARQRGQYPATYCAVTVGVPAEAEGEIRTGLCWQQQGDTVMVVPVPAPGRHSLARKEVKITLTRYRVLGARGGCALLQLQPKTAFPEQLQVHLTLLLCPALGDHEHSSRVGSVLGVPFLLTPEAAPTRTQVLDEELLSQLGLSPQQLRHLPLHIHLQELVLPEGPLCAPPPPHFLRTLRCLGLPECPTAAGGSPPHSALPAH, encoded by the exons ATGCGTGTGCACATGGG GCAGAGGCGGCCACTGGGCCCCGAGAAgacactggggctgctggaggctTCAGTGGTGCACCAGGAAG GAGCCCTGCTGGCACTGAACAAGCCCCCAGGCCTGCCTGTCCTGG GACAGCCTGGCGAGCTGAGCCTGGATGCactgctgccagtgctgaggcGACGGCTGGGCCTCCCTGCTGACCTCCATGTGGTGAAGGCTCCTGCCAG GGAGTGTTCTGGCCTCGTCCTCCTGTCCAGCTGCTACCACACCACTAAGAAGCTCCAGCAGTTCTTTGCTAAAGCCCGCCAGAGAGGCCAGTACCCTGCCACATACTG tgctgtcaCTGTGGGAGTCCCGGCAGAGGCAGAGGGCGAGATCCgcactgggctgtgctggcagcagcagggcgACACTGTCATG GTGGTgccagtgccagccccaggacgccacagcctggccaggaaGGAGGTGAAGATTACCCTGACCCGCTACCGGGTGCTTGGTGCCAGGGGGGGCTGtgccctcctccagctccagcccaaGACAG ccTTCCCAGAACAGCTTCAGGTGCACCTGACGCTGCTGCTATGCCCGGCACTGGGTGACCACGAGCACTCCTCCCGTGTGGGCAGTGTCCTGGGGGTGCCCTTCCTGCTGACCCCCGAGGCCGCCCCGACCCGCACACAG GTGCTGGACGAGGAGTTGCTGTCCCAGCTGGGACTTTCACCGCAGCAGCTCCGTCACCTCCCACTCCACATCCACCTGCAGGAGCTCGTGCTGCCCGAGGGCCCCCTCTGTGCACCCCCACCACCCCACTTCCTGCGGACCCTGCgctgcctggggctgcccgAGTGCCCTACTGCTGCAGGGGGATCCCCACCCCACAGCGCTCTGCCAGCCCATTAA
- the RPUSD3 gene encoding mitochondrial mRNA pseudouridine synthase RPUSD3 isoform X1, whose amino-acid sequence MTETAEKPKMKRQRRPLGPEKTLGLLEASVVHQEGALLALNKPPGLPVLGQPGELSLDALLPVLRRRLGLPADLHVVKAPARECSGLVLLSSCYHTTKKLQQFFAKARQRGQYPATYCAVTVGVPAEAEGEIRTGLCWQQQGDTVMVVPVPAPGRHSLARKEVKITLTRYRVLGARGGCALLQLQPKTAFPEQLQVHLTLLLCPALGDHEHSSRVGSVLGVPFLLTPEAAPTRTQVLDEELLSQLGLSPQQLRHLPLHIHLQELVLPEGPLCAPPPPHFLRTLRCLGLPECPTAAGGSPPHSALPAH is encoded by the exons ATGACGGAGACGGCCGAGAAGCCGAAGATGAAGCG GCAGAGGCGGCCACTGGGCCCCGAGAAgacactggggctgctggaggctTCAGTGGTGCACCAGGAAG GAGCCCTGCTGGCACTGAACAAGCCCCCAGGCCTGCCTGTCCTGG GACAGCCTGGCGAGCTGAGCCTGGATGCactgctgccagtgctgaggcGACGGCTGGGCCTCCCTGCTGACCTCCATGTGGTGAAGGCTCCTGCCAG GGAGTGTTCTGGCCTCGTCCTCCTGTCCAGCTGCTACCACACCACTAAGAAGCTCCAGCAGTTCTTTGCTAAAGCCCGCCAGAGAGGCCAGTACCCTGCCACATACTG tgctgtcaCTGTGGGAGTCCCGGCAGAGGCAGAGGGCGAGATCCgcactgggctgtgctggcagcagcagggcgACACTGTCATG GTGGTgccagtgccagccccaggacgccacagcctggccaggaaGGAGGTGAAGATTACCCTGACCCGCTACCGGGTGCTTGGTGCCAGGGGGGGCTGtgccctcctccagctccagcccaaGACAG ccTTCCCAGAACAGCTTCAGGTGCACCTGACGCTGCTGCTATGCCCGGCACTGGGTGACCACGAGCACTCCTCCCGTGTGGGCAGTGTCCTGGGGGTGCCCTTCCTGCTGACCCCCGAGGCCGCCCCGACCCGCACACAG GTGCTGGACGAGGAGTTGCTGTCCCAGCTGGGACTTTCACCGCAGCAGCTCCGTCACCTCCCACTCCACATCCACCTGCAGGAGCTCGTGCTGCCCGAGGGCCCCCTCTGTGCACCCCCACCACCCCACTTCCTGCGGACCCTGCgctgcctggggctgcccgAGTGCCCTACTGCTGCAGGGGGATCCCCACCCCACAGCGCTCTGCCAGCCCATTAA
- the TTLL3 gene encoding LOW QUALITY PROTEIN: tubulin monoglycylase TTLL3 (The sequence of the model RefSeq protein was modified relative to this genomic sequence to represent the inferred CDS: deleted 1 base in 1 codon): MTCLAQRRQSHPQLPRPQATMEQCSTESSTAGTQPPSQGQRWSRGHPSSPQAQQAGDKGTVGRPGAVQGTRGAGAKPGRLDNAMSGAPGSARQRQAGQRPLPHSAPPRAGDTGPVSSDGAVLTRLASATTTSHQDGHQCWLDLELLKKAKLHVETAIKEKKIFMVQGPYPTIRKLLRARGWVERKPPSVGRQLEQHRGNQQKQQLEREAREDGEEQGEAVLNPRGGAQPALEITELLHSPWPPTEEEEEEEEQCEEDPSGIHDLMSYLVRHRLPNFVWASYLSAVDPQLLEQDHVVNHYARVGAFTTKEGLCLSLQNLPWIEQADPNTFFPRCYRLGTTDEREAFIDDFRLTAARSLLKLALEEAGDRLMGTEQPPSSDKGPGTGSPLYPQLVEEALEVCEQHLGVLGHQDIDRGTPFPCRTCIDWDRFLQDYYCVAHKGAGLVLSGAQRERCQDLLRRLAEQLPQFSMEGKLNVWILKPGAESQGRGIVCATRLEEVLRLARGCTAPSVQEGKWVVQKYLERLLTIFGTKFDIRQWFVVTDWKPLTVWFYGDCYLRFCSRPFSLHCLERARHLCNVSVQKWYKTSPDQDPRVPSDRVWSSKQFQAYLAWLGQADAWHQVIVPGMKAAILSALRSAQDQVGFRKSSFELYGADFLVGEDCQPWLLEINSCPTMSPSSAVTRRLCANVQRDTLRLVLDRKDNPTCSIGAFELIYKEAAMPRPLSGRVKLMVKGCSLKKCWSAQHRAQVKPPATVPSATQHPVPPRVRDTQVPQRAQHQPPTTVPSAPRLPVSPGARDTRVPKPAQHQPPTTMASAPRLPISPGARDTCVPKRAQHQPPTTMASAPRLPVSPGARDTRVPKRAQHRCPTAMASAPKLPVPPRARDTRMPQQARHRPPTTVLSAPKLPMPPGARDTQVPKPRAATGKLPPPWQWCCPSSGPSALPQPWSRSAGSQGLSWLCHPHRQPQAAQPLINVCPLDRVPMPLPWGAPSNPWLALGCVPSFPPARPPHLPLPAQIIDTPSPEQKHMAVPSGTQKCVLGY; the protein is encoded by the exons ATGACCTGCTTGGCACAGAGGAGGCAGAGCCACCCACAGCTC CCTCGCCCTCAGGCTACCATGGAACAATGTagcacagagagcagcactgcaggcacacagccccccagccaggggcagcGCTGGAGCAGGGGACACCCCAGCAGTCCCCAGGCCCAgcaggctggggacaagggcaCAGTAGGACgtcctggggctgtgcagggcaccCGGGGCGCTGGTGCAAAGCCTGGCAGGTTGGACAATGCCATGTCAGGGGCCCCAGGCTCAGCCAGGCAGAGGCAGGCGGGGCAGCGCCCTCTCCCTCACTCTGCCCCACCCCGTGCTGGGGACACGGGGCCAGTGAGCTCAGACGGGGCTGTGCTCACACGGCTGGCATcagccaccaccaccagccACCAGGATGGCCACCAGTGCTGGCTTGATCTTGAGCTCCTCAAGAAGGCCAAGCTGCATGTGGAGACAGCCATTAAG GAGAAGAAGATCTTCATGGTGCAGGGCCCCTACCCCACCATCCGCAAGCTGCTGCGGGCCCGGGGCTGGGTGGAGAGGAAGCCCCCCAGCGTGGGCAGACAGCTGGAGCAGCATCGTGGCAACcaacagaaacagcagctggagagagaggCAAGGGAGGATGGcgaggagcagggggaggcagTGCTGAACCCACGTGGTGGGGCACAGCCTGCCCTGGAgatcacagagctgctgcactcCCCATGGCCACccactgaggaggaggaggaggaggaagagcagtgCGAAGAGGACCCCAGTGGCATCCATGACCTTATG TCCTACCTGGTGCGGCACCGACTGCCAAACTTCGTCTGGGCCAGCTACCTCAGTGCTGTTGACcctcagctgctggagcaggaccaTGTGGTGAACCACTATGCCCGAGTGGGTGCCTTCACCACCAAG GAGGGGCTGTGCCTCAGCCTGCAAAACCTGCCCTGGATCGAGCAAGCAGACCCCAACACCTTCTTCCCACGGTGCTATCGGCTGGGGACCACAGATGAGCGGGAAGCCTTCATCG ACGATTTCCGCCTGACAGCAGCTCGCAGTCTGCTCAAACTGGCCCTGGAAgaggctggggacaggctgaTGGGGACTGAGCAGCCCCCGAGCTCTGACAAGGGGCCAG ggacaggatctcCCCTGTACCCCCAGCTGGTGGAGGAGGCCCTGGAAGTCTGCGAGCAGCACCTGGGTGTTCTGGGGCACCAGGACATTGACAGGGGcacccccttcccctgcaggaCATGCATTGACTGGGACCGCTTCCTGCAGGATTACTACTGTGTGGCACA TAAGGGGGCCGGGCTGGTGCTGAGTGGGGCACAGCGGGAGCGGTGCCAGGACCTGCTGCGGCGCCTGGCGGAGCAGCTGCCGCAGTTCAGCATGGAGGGCAAGCTCAACGTCTGGATCCTCAAGCCTGGTGCTGAATCCCAAGGCAGGG GCATTGTCTGTGCGACGCGGCTGGAGGAGGTGCTGCGGTTGGCACGGGGCTGCACAGCCCCCTCGGTGCAGGAGGGCAAGTGGGTGGTGCAGAAGTACCTGGAGCGGCTGCTGACCATCTTCGGCACCAAATTTGACATCCGTCAGTGGTTTGTGGTGACTGACTGGAAGCCGCTGACCGTCTGGTTCTATGGAGACTGCTACCTGCGCTTCTGCTCCCGACCCTtctccctgcactgcctggAGCG tgCCAGGCACCTCTGCAATGTCTCCGTCCAGAAGTGGTACAAGACATCACCAGACCAGGACCCCCGTGTGCCCTCTGACAGGGTCTGGTCCAGCAAGCAGTTCCAGGCATACCTGGCGTGGCTGGGGCAGGCAGATGCTTGGCATCAGGTGATAGTGCCTGGCATGAAGGCGGCAATCCTGAGCGCCCTACGTAGCGCCCAGGACCAGGTGGGCTTCCGCAAGAGCAGCTTTGAGCTCTATGGGGCCGACTTTCTCGTGGGGGAGGactgccagccctggctgctggagATCAACTCCTGCCCCACCATGAGCCCCTCCTCAGCTGTGACCCGACGACTCTGCGCCAATGTCCAGCGGGACACGCTGCGCCTCGTGCTCGACCGCAAGGACAACCCCAcctgctccattggagccttTGAGCTCATCTACAAGGAG GCAGCTATGCCCAGGCCTCTGTCCGGGCGCGTGAAGCTGATGGTCAAAGGCTGTTCCCTGAAGAAGTGCTGGTCCGCACAGCATCGAGCCCAAGTCAAGCCCCCTGCCACTGTGCCCAGTGCCACCCAGCACCCTGTGCCCCCAAGGGTCAGAGACACCCAGGTGCCCCAGCGAGCACAGCATCAACCCCCCACCACtgtgcccagtgcccccaggctccccgtgtccccagggGCCAGAGACACTCGTGTACCCAAGCCAGCACAGCATCAGCCTCCCACCACTATGGCCAGTGCCCCCAGGCTCCCCATATCCCCAGGGGCCAGAGACACTTGTGTACCCAAGCGAGCACAGCATCAGCCTCCCACCACTATGGCCAGTGCCCCCAggctccctgtgtccccaggggccAGAGACACTCGTGTACCCAAGCGAGCACAGCATCGATGCCCCACTGCTATGGCCAGTGCCCCCAAACTCCCTGTGCCCCCAAGGGCCAGAGACACCCGGATGCCACAGCAAGCACGTCATCGACCCCCCACCACTGTGCTCAGTGCCCCCAAGCTCCCTATGCCCCCAGGAGCCAGAGACACCCAGGTGCCCAAGCCCAGAGCAGCAACAGGGAAGCTGCCTCCTCCATGGCAATggtgctgccccagctctggcccctcagcactgccacagcCCTGGAGCCGCTCTGCTGGGAGCCAGGGGCTGTCATGGCTCTGTCACCCACACAGGCAGCCCCAGGCTGCTCAGCCCCTGATCAATGTCTGTCCCCTGGATAGGGTGCCCATGccgctgccctggggagcccccAGCAACCCCTGGCTAGCCctgggctgtgtcccctccttccctcctgccaggCCACCGCACCTACCTCTGCCTGCACAGATCATTgacacccccagcccagagcagaagCATATGGCAGTTCCCAGTGGGACACAGAAGTGTGTCCTGGGATACTGA